From a region of the Desulfofundulus luciae genome:
- a CDS encoding response regulator: MRRETLDVLIVDDQPGVRYLLEILVREFGHRVHTAENGLVAIEKVRQIHPQIIFMDVRMPLMDGLEALKRIRRIAPDTIVIIMTAYISEQTREQALKNGALCCMAKPFDIEKVKALIQDLTWNRRQNCFWGESYVI, translated from the coding sequence GTGAGAAGGGAGACTCTTGATGTTTTAATAGTTGATGACCAACCCGGGGTGCGTTACCTGCTGGAGATACTTGTCAGGGAATTCGGTCACCGGGTGCATACCGCGGAGAACGGGCTGGTGGCCATTGAGAAGGTGCGCCAGATTCACCCGCAGATCATTTTTATGGATGTGAGGATGCCTTTAATGGACGGCCTGGAAGCCCTGAAGCGCATTAGAAGGATTGCCCCGGATACCATTGTTATCATCATGACCGCCTACATTTCCGAACAGACCAGGGAGCAGGCCCTGAAAAACGGAGCCCTATGCTGCATGGCCAAACCCTTTGACATTGAAAAGGTTAAGGCATTGATCCAGGATTTGACCTGGAATCGAAGACAGAACTGTTTTTGGGGTGAAAGTTACGTAATTTAA
- a CDS encoding thiamine phosphate synthase yields the protein MGIFYGGGSMGDLYRVLDANFNRAREGLRVVEEVARFVLDDAGMTMRIRDIRHRLGILQESFPGRGTVLVQSRDVEGDVAAPAPPATGEEITNLLQLVMANFKRVQEAARVLEEYARLLPVTAPFKEIRYAAYLVEREMVSRLVQLDAGEAPSCKPGGCRVDYSLYVITGDKFSRGRPVVEVARAAIAGGATVLQLREKAFTARQLIDAGHQLRRLTREKGVTFIVNDRVDVALAVEADGVHLGQDDLPIGMARRILGPGKIIGISTHSVEQALEAQRQGADYIGVGPVFETHTKDDVQAPVGVDLVRQVASVVSIPKVAIGGIKAYNVEEVIAAGADGVAVITAVVAAEDVSGAARELRSRIEKARRYLP from the coding sequence ATGGGTATTTTTTATGGGGGTGGTTCCATGGGAGATCTTTACCGGGTCCTGGATGCCAATTTTAACCGCGCCCGGGAAGGGCTGCGGGTGGTGGAAGAAGTGGCCCGTTTTGTTCTTGACGATGCCGGGATGACCATGCGCATAAGGGATATACGGCACCGCCTGGGTATATTGCAGGAAAGTTTTCCCGGGCGGGGGACGGTTCTGGTGCAGTCCCGGGATGTGGAGGGTGACGTGGCCGCCCCTGCTCCCCCGGCCACGGGAGAGGAAATAACCAATCTTCTACAACTGGTTATGGCTAACTTTAAACGGGTGCAGGAAGCTGCCCGGGTGCTGGAGGAGTATGCCCGTCTTTTGCCGGTAACCGCTCCCTTTAAGGAGATCCGCTATGCCGCTTATCTGGTGGAAAGGGAAATGGTGAGCCGCCTGGTGCAGCTGGACGCGGGTGAAGCTCCTTCTTGTAAACCGGGAGGCTGCAGAGTTGATTACAGCCTCTACGTAATTACGGGGGATAAGTTCAGCCGGGGCCGGCCGGTGGTGGAAGTGGCCCGGGCAGCCATTGCCGGGGGAGCAACGGTTTTGCAGTTGCGGGAAAAGGCCTTTACGGCCCGCCAGCTGATTGACGCCGGACACCAACTGCGCCGCCTGACCCGGGAGAAGGGGGTAACCTTTATTGTCAACGACCGGGTAGATGTAGCCCTGGCAGTGGAGGCTGACGGTGTGCATTTAGGCCAGGATGATCTGCCCATCGGCATGGCCCGGCGCATTCTCGGCCCCGGCAAAATTATCGGCATCTCCACCCACAGTGTGGAGCAGGCCCTGGAGGCCCAGCGGCAGGGCGCCGACTATATCGGTGTAGGTCCCGTCTTTGAAACCCATACCAAGGATGATGTCCAGGCCCCGGTGGGTGTAGACCTGGTGCGGCAGGTGGCGTCGGTGGTAAGCATACCCAAAGTGGCCATTGGGGGCATCAAGGCATACAACGTAGAAGAGGTGATTGCTGCCGGGGCTGACGGGGTGGCAGTGATCACGGCAGTGGTGGCGGCAGAAGATGTATCCGGCGCTGCCCGCGAACTGCGTTCCCGGATCGAAAAAGCAAGGAGGTATTTGCCATGA